The following are from one region of the Nicotiana tabacum cultivar K326 chromosome 3, ASM71507v2, whole genome shotgun sequence genome:
- the LOC107767899 gene encoding autophagy-related protein 101 isoform X2, with product MNCEVCQLKELDVEHFEIREVLRCIFHTIMFHRALGLLRPKDVDSELFDIIYTQCGDAEVEKKIEDKITQFIDRVEKHPNRKNQICLSFYEVKNKQASWFTNKVERFYWEYWYINLNVAHHPKGHSGKSNLSKVVDPGESASEERNARRTVLESSLREVMFQIIKFVNEKKDHIPAIPNLECVTFPYEISISSSSDSAFGMDVIRRMLQTGHPTMLS from the exons ATGAATTGTGAAGTTTGCCAGCTAAAAGAACTT GATGTGGAGCACTTTGAGATACGAGAAGTCCTCCGAT GTATTTTTCATACAATTATGTTCCACAGAGCATTAGGCCTGCTGCGGCCGAAGGATGTTGATTCGGAACtctttgacattatctat ACGCAGTGTGGTGATGCGGAGgttgaaaagaaaattgaagataAGATTACCCAATTCATTGATAGGGTTGAGAAGCATCCTAACAGGAAAAATCAG ATTTGCCTTTCCTTTTATGAAGTCAAAAACAAACAAGCCTCATGGTTCACCAACAAAGTTGAACGTTTCTACTGGGAATACTGGTACATAAATTTGAATGTGGCTCATCATCCGAAAGGTCATTCTGGCAAGTCCAATCTCTCAAAAGTAGTTGATCCAGGAG AGAGTGCATCTGAAGAGAGGAATGCCCGACGCACAGTGTTAGAGTCATCTCTTCGTGAAGTTATGTTTCAGATAATAAAATTTGTAAATGAAAAAAAGGACCATATTCCTGCAATACCAAATCTTGAGTGTGTCACATTTCCCTATGAGATCTCTATCTCGAG TTCATCAGATTCTGCTTTTGGAATGGATGTGATCAGGAGAATGCTGCAGACTGGACATCCAACTATGCTCAGCTGA
- the LOC107767899 gene encoding autophagy-related protein 101 isoform X1 — translation MNCEVCQLKELDVEHFEIREVLRCIFHTIMFHRALGLLRPKDVDSELFDIIYTQCGDAEVEKKIEDKITQFIDRVEKHPNRKNQICLSFYEVKNKQASWFTNKVERFYWEYWYINLNVAHHPKGHSGKSNLSKVVDPGGKYNILAESASEERNARRTVLESSLREVMFQIIKFVNEKKDHIPAIPNLECVTFPYEISISSSSDSAFGMDVIRRMLQTGHPTMLS, via the exons ATGAATTGTGAAGTTTGCCAGCTAAAAGAACTT GATGTGGAGCACTTTGAGATACGAGAAGTCCTCCGAT GTATTTTTCATACAATTATGTTCCACAGAGCATTAGGCCTGCTGCGGCCGAAGGATGTTGATTCGGAACtctttgacattatctat ACGCAGTGTGGTGATGCGGAGgttgaaaagaaaattgaagataAGATTACCCAATTCATTGATAGGGTTGAGAAGCATCCTAACAGGAAAAATCAG ATTTGCCTTTCCTTTTATGAAGTCAAAAACAAACAAGCCTCATGGTTCACCAACAAAGTTGAACGTTTCTACTGGGAATACTGGTACATAAATTTGAATGTGGCTCATCATCCGAAAGGTCATTCTGGCAAGTCCAATCTCTCAAAAGTAGTTGATCCAGGAG GGAAGTATAACATTTTGGCAGAGAGTGCATCTGAAGAGAGGAATGCCCGACGCACAGTGTTAGAGTCATCTCTTCGTGAAGTTATGTTTCAGATAATAAAATTTGTAAATGAAAAAAAGGACCATATTCCTGCAATACCAAATCTTGAGTGTGTCACATTTCCCTATGAGATCTCTATCTCGAG TTCATCAGATTCTGCTTTTGGAATGGATGTGATCAGGAGAATGCTGCAGACTGGACATCCAACTATGCTCAGCTGA
- the LOC107788510 gene encoding geraniol 8-hydroxylase-like has protein sequence MECVTILLGLLFIWILVYGVMSLERSKNKKRLAPGPFPLPIIGNLHLLGDKPHKSLAKLSKIYGPIMNLKLGQVNTVVISSSVLAREVMQKRDLVFANRSVADALRARNHSDSSVVFLPVNTRWRTLRKIMNSNIFSGSKLDANQHLRTKKIEELVDHFHKSAKNGGTVDIGRAAFRTSLNLLSNTIFSKDLSDPFSDSAKEFKDLVWGIMVEAGKPNLVDYFPFLVKIDPQGIRRRMTDHFTKVLDLMSGLIDERLKERKLRNHANVDVLDALLNISPELDRNHIEHLCLDLFVAGTDTTSNTLEWAVAELLKNPHTLEKAQEELAHVIGRGKLVDETDIAQLPYLRCMVKETLRIHPALPFLIPRKVEEDVELCGYIVPKDSQVLVNVWAIGRDSGLWENPLDFKPERFWESEIDVRGRDFELIPFGAGRRICPGLPLAIRMVPVALGSLLNTFNWKLQGGIAPKDLDMEEKFGITLGKAQPLLATPIPL, from the exons atggAGTGCGTGACCATTTTGCTAGGATTGTTGTTCATATGGATTTTGGTGTATGGAGTGATGTCACTTGAGAGAAGCAAAAACAAGAAGAGACTTGCACCAGGTCCATTCCCTTTGCCTATTATTGGAAATCTTCACTTGCTTGGTGACAAACCCCACAAATCACTTGCTAAACTCTCAAAAATTTATGGTCCAATTATGAATCTCAAATTAGGCCAAGTAAACACAGTGGTTATATCCTCGTCAGTATTGGCCAGAGAAGTCATGCAAAAGCGAGATTTAGTCTTTGCCAATAGGTCTGTCGCAGACGCACTACGTGCCCGAAATCACTCTGATTCCTCTGTTGTTTTTCTACCTGTCAACACTCGCTGGAGAACACTTCGCAAGATTATGAACTCTAACATCTTCTCAG GTAGTAAGCTTGATGCTAATCAGCATCTCAGAACTAAAAAGATCGAGGAGCTAGTTGATCATTTTCACAAGAGTGCCAAAAATGGTGGAACAGTGGATATTGGCAGAGCAGCTTTTAGAACTTCCCTGAATTTGCTGTCAAACACCATTTTCTCTAAAGATTTGAGTGACCCATTTTCTGATTCTGCTAAGGAGTTTAAGGACTTGGTGTGGGGCATTATGGTCGAGGCTGGTAAACCCAATTTGGTGGACTATTTTCCCTTTCTCGTGAAAATTGATCCACAAGGTATAAGGCGGCGCATGACCGATCATTTTACTAAGGTTCTTGACCTTATGAGTGGTTTGATTGATGAGCGGctaaaggaaaggaaattgagaaACCATGCAAATGTTGATGTTTTAGATGCCCTTCTCAACATTAGCCCAGAGCTTGACAGGAATCACATCGAGCATTTGTGTCTG GACTTGTTTGTAGCAGGGACCGATACAACATCAAATACGTTGGAGTGGGCAGTGGCGGAACTACTTAAGAATCCACATACTTTAGAGAAAGCCCAAGAAGAACTTGCACATGTGATTGGCAGAGGCAAACTAGTAGATGAAACTGATATTGCACAGCTACCTTACTTGCGATGCATGGTGAAAGAAACATTACGAATACACCCGGCGCTTCCTTTCTTAATCCCGCGCAAAGTGGAGGAAGATGTTGAGCTTTGTGGCTATATTGTCCCAAAAGACTCGCAAGTTCTAGTGAATGTGTGGGCAATTGGGCGCGACTCTGGCCTATGGGAAAATCCGTTGGACTTTAAGCCAGAGAGGTTTTGGGAGTCGGAAATAGATGTTCGAGGCCGGGATTTTGAGCTCATACCATTTGGTGCTGGTCGGAGAATTTGCCCTGGATTGCCTTTGGCTATCAGGATGGTTCCAGTAGCACTAGGTTCATTGCTAAATACGTTTAACTGGAAGCTCCAAGGTGGAATTGCACCTAAAGATTTGGACATGGAGGAAAAATTTGGTATTACCTTGGGAAAAGCCCAACCTCTGCTAGCTACTCCAATCCCACTCTAG